A genomic region of Halopelagius longus contains the following coding sequences:
- a CDS encoding DUF4013 domain-containing protein, with translation MISDSLNYLRTSEDWVETVLIGGILSLLGVFVVPVVFVLGYFVRVIRATMHGDETAPSFDDWGELGMDGLKAAAISLVYAIVPTAVAGLLIVGGVLTFSVGGNGPSGGLAALGGVALFVGVLALFVLGLLAMYAIPAAIANFAETGEVGAGFRFGELRPVLTSGKYFTAWVTGVAIVVAGSLVSGALNVVPFLGVVVGGFVGFYASVAAYYLVGRAWGDLREIELRETGGTPEERPAI, from the coding sequence ATGATTAGCGATTCACTCAACTACCTGCGCACCAGCGAAGACTGGGTCGAGACGGTCCTCATCGGCGGTATCCTCTCCCTCCTCGGCGTCTTCGTCGTCCCGGTCGTCTTCGTCCTCGGGTACTTCGTTCGCGTCATCCGCGCGACGATGCACGGCGACGAAACCGCCCCGTCGTTCGACGACTGGGGCGAACTCGGGATGGACGGCCTGAAGGCGGCGGCTATCTCCCTCGTCTACGCTATCGTCCCCACCGCCGTCGCGGGCCTCCTCATCGTCGGGGGCGTCCTGACCTTCAGCGTCGGCGGAAACGGCCCCTCGGGCGGCCTCGCGGCCCTCGGCGGCGTCGCCCTGTTCGTCGGCGTCCTCGCGCTGTTCGTCCTCGGACTCCTCGCGATGTACGCGATTCCCGCGGCCATCGCCAACTTCGCGGAGACGGGTGAGGTCGGTGCCGGGTTCCGCTTCGGCGAACTCCGGCCCGTGTTGACCTCCGGGAAGTACTTCACCGCGTGGGTGACCGGAGTCGCCATCGTCGTGGCGGGAAGTCTCGTCTCGGGCGCGTTAAACGTCGTGCCCTTCCTCGGCGTCGTCGTCGGCGGGTTCGTCGGCTTCTACGCCTCCGTCGCGGCGTACTACCTCGTCGGACGCGCGTGGGGCGACCTGCGCGAAATCGAACTGCGCGAGACGGGCGGCACGCCCGAGGAACGCCCCGCTATCTGA